In Streptomyces thermolilacinus SPC6, a single genomic region encodes these proteins:
- a CDS encoding alpha/beta fold hydrolase: MPTFDAPDGTTLAYHLEGDGAPLVCLPGGPMRASAHLGDLGGLSARWRLVLLDLRGTGASEVPEDPATYRCDRQVDDVEALRAHLGLETIGLLAHSAAGDLALLYAARYPRRVRSLTLVTARARALGVEFTPGRRREAAALRKGEPWYEEAYGSYEAIWSGTATDADFDAAAPFFHGRWDAASTRPPRRCAGAASPGRRSWRWHPARRADHAPGRARRLLRRRGDRSPGAGAREPRRPAAPAPRSPAPGGPAAPAPASPGARHPASPGARRPAPAGLPSRTSDLGRKDGLGPAAAPPG, translated from the coding sequence ATGCCGACCTTCGACGCCCCCGACGGGACCACGCTCGCCTACCACCTCGAAGGTGACGGAGCGCCACTGGTCTGCCTGCCCGGCGGGCCCATGCGCGCGTCCGCCCACCTCGGGGACCTCGGCGGCCTGTCGGCGCGGTGGCGGCTGGTCCTGCTGGACCTGCGCGGCACCGGGGCGTCGGAGGTGCCGGAGGACCCGGCGACGTACCGGTGCGACCGGCAGGTGGACGACGTGGAGGCGCTCCGCGCACACCTCGGCCTGGAGACGATCGGCCTCCTCGCCCACTCCGCCGCGGGCGACCTCGCCCTGCTGTACGCGGCCCGGTACCCGCGCCGGGTCCGCTCGCTGACCCTGGTGACCGCCCGGGCGCGCGCCCTGGGCGTCGAGTTCACGCCCGGGCGCCGACGAGAGGCGGCGGCGCTGCGGAAGGGCGAGCCGTGGTACGAGGAGGCGTACGGCTCGTACGAGGCGATCTGGTCCGGCACCGCGACCGACGCCGACTTCGACGCGGCGGCCCCGTTCTTCCACGGCCGCTGGGACGCCGCTTCGACGAGGCCGCCGAGGCGCTGCGCGGGCGCCGCGTCTCCGGGAAGGCGGTCCTGGCGGTGGCATCCGGCACGCCGCGCTGACCACGCGCCCGGGCGCGCTCGGCGCCTGCTGCGCCGCCGTGGGGACCGTAGCCCGGGAGCCGGCGCCCGGGAGCCCCGGCGCCCAGCAGCCCCGGCGCCCCGTAGCCCCGCGCCCGGAGGCCCAGCAGCCCCGGCGCCCGCCAGTCCGGGGGCCCGCCACCCCGCCAGCCCCGGCGCCCGCCGGCCCGCGCCCGCCGGCCTGCCGTCACGCACCTCCGACCTAGGCCGAAAGGATGGTCTTGGTCCCGCCGCCGCCCCGCCGGGATGA